Genomic DNA from Acidimicrobiia bacterium:
GAAAAGAGTCACACGGCAGAATCTCTGCGAAACGCCACTACCTAGCCTCTCCCGCATGGTTACTCTGCGGCGAGACGAGGAGGACTGCAGATGATTCTCTCCATGGCCCATGCGGAGATCCCGAAGGCCGATCATGACAATCTCGTCGGGGAATGGTCCGATCTCGTGGTCGGAGACCGCCCCGCCGGTCTGGTGGCGGCCTACCTGTTGACGGACGGCGACTACCTGCGTGTTGCGGCAGTCTGGAAAACCATTGAAGACCACGACAGGGCTCTCAACGAGGAGAAGACCCATCCGGCATTCCAGGTTTTCGAAGCCGCCGGAGCAGATCCGCATCATGTCGTTATGAGGGTGATGGGATCAATCGGCGCCTGAGCACTCACGGTTCAGGCCCGGTCTATTCGAAGTGACGGACGTCTTCCCAGATTTCCGCCAACTGCCGCTCGGGAGCCAGGCAGAGAAACAGCGGTAACCCGGCTTCTTCGTTCTCGACTCCGTACGGATTCGAAATCTTGCCTACCTCGGCCGTGTCCGGGCAGATGCGCCGCAGCACGTCCCCGACCCAGCCGACCCCGATCACCGGGCCGTGCCGGTCGGGAGGGCCCCACAGCCAGTAGTTGTTGTGGCCGCTCACCGCCGGCGGAAGCCCCGCGTCCGGCCCCAGGACGTCGACGGCACCGGCTTCACCATACGACCCGGTGAAGATCGCAACCTCGCCGCGCTGTTCGGCCGGGATCGACCGGTGGACGGCTGCTACCTGGTCGACCAGCTCGGGCCAGCCGATCGTTTCCCCCAGTTCTCCCGTCGCGTCGAGTGCCGACATAGAGGAGGGCGGGAGCAGCGGCAAGGCAATGAACAAACCGATGATGATGCCGGCTGCACCGGCGCCCGCCATCACCCGCTTGCCCGTCCCCTGCAACTGCTCGAACCACAGAGCACCGGCGGCCAGCAGAGCCGGGAACAGGGGAGCGACGTAGTACGACTTGCCGCCGGTGAGGAGAAAGAACACGAAGAGCAGTCCGAATGTCGATGCAAGCGGCTGCCACCGGCGCAGGTCTGGTGAACGGGCCAGGCGCCACAGTCCGACGGCCGCCGGCACCGCCAGCGTTATCGACAGAATGCCGACCTGCTCGAGCACGAACGCCACCGGGCCGTCGCTGCGGTTTGCGAGTGCACGAGCCATCTCCAACTGCGGCCAGTCGTTGGCTGCCTGCCAGATCAGATTGGGCAACGCCAGCAGTGCCGCCGCACCGGCACCCATCCACGGCCACCGGCCGGCCAGCAGCCTGCGCTGTTTCGAAGCCACGACGGCGATCAGGACGGCCACTGCGAGCAATCCGATCAGATGCTTGTTCTGCAGGCCGATACCCACGACCAGCCCGAGAACCAGCCACTCGCGTTGATCTCCGCCGTCCAACAATCGGATGAGCATCCAGACGGCGAGCGTCCAGAGGAAGTAGTCGAACGTGGCAGTGCTCAGCAAGTGCCCGACCGCCAATGCCACCCCGGCACCGCCGGCGGTCACTCCGGCGAAGATCTGAGCAACCGGTCCGCCACCGAACCGCCGGGCCATCGATCCGGCCAGGAGCACCACACCGCCGATGGCCAGGGCCGACAGGAAACGGAGGGCGAATGGGGACGTCCCGCCGACGGTCTCGGCCAGTCGGGCGATCGCCGGAGTGAGCGGCGGCTGATCGACGAATCCCCAGTCGAGCCTTCGCCCGGCGACGATGAAGTACAGCTCGTCGCGGTGGAACCCGTAGCGACCGGCCATGGACAGCAACAAGACGATCACACCGCCGGATGTCCACCACAGCGGACGCGGCAGCCGGCTGGAGGGCGCATCGGACGGCGGTCGGTATTCCATCAGCTCTGATCCCTTCGACAGGGCCGCCGCGAACAGGAACATCGAATGCCACCGCGGCCGGTTCGACAGTAGCGCGGCCGCCGGACGGTCGCCGTCGTTCCGGGCTCGCAGTTGCCCGGGGCCCAGGTTTCAAACCCCCGGCCTACCGACCACCGACCGGAAGAGGGGGAGCTATTCGACCTACCTCGTTGCTCCTCGGGCGGAATTTCTCAGAATGAACTCGAGCACGCGTTGCCAGGCATCGGCCGACTCGGCGGCGAACTCTTCCTGGCTCCGGTCGAAGAACGAATGTGGTGCTGCCGGATAGGTGATCA
This window encodes:
- a CDS encoding glycosyltransferase family 39 protein gives rise to the protein MEYRPPSDAPSSRLPRPLWWTSGGVIVLLLSMAGRYGFHRDELYFIVAGRRLDWGFVDQPPLTPAIARLAETVGGTSPFALRFLSALAIGGVVLLAGSMARRFGGGPVAQIFAGVTAGGAGVALAVGHLLSTATFDYFLWTLAVWMLIRLLDGGDQREWLVLGLVVGIGLQNKHLIGLLAVAVLIAVVASKQRRLLAGRWPWMGAGAAALLALPNLIWQAANDWPQLEMARALANRSDGPVAFVLEQVGILSITLAVPAAVGLWRLARSPDLRRWQPLASTFGLLFVFFLLTGGKSYYVAPLFPALLAAGALWFEQLQGTGKRVMAGAGAAGIIIGLFIALPLLPPSSMSALDATGELGETIGWPELVDQVAAVHRSIPAEQRGEVAIFTGSYGEAGAVDVLGPDAGLPPAVSGHNNYWLWGPPDRHGPVIGVGWVGDVLRRICPDTAEVGKISNPYGVENEEAGLPLFLCLAPERQLAEIWEDVRHFE